Proteins co-encoded in one Astyanax mexicanus isolate ESR-SI-001 chromosome 1, AstMex3_surface, whole genome shotgun sequence genomic window:
- the ncam3 gene encoding neural cell adhesion molecule 1 isoform X2: MATSLFTLRYFALLFLYLRRADAKVEIISSETEIKVGKEQLLLCKAGKDADIVWQKDGQDVDEDRHVLEKVDETSTKLYLKKVDLTDSGTYTCKCDYGSHEDESSIKIFVYEEPNFGKTKTYHEFLVDKTVRVPCVATGKPEVEVNWYRDGQLVTNDGSRHLTVLPDRNLQIANIKKDDHGTYTCLANIKGHPTLSKRLDVSVVVNIPPSVVIREERSHVHAGPNTNVSIICLVTGIPKPNITWTMPSTSDSSRYIYNSDKSELTIPAVARSDFGEYVCTGSNKLGEDSRAFILDVSESPSVILSENKMAVKLGESVSVSCNATGHPAPSIEWVDHEDKIVEGSNSVLFIENVKTTDGGVYYCKANNRAGDNKEEFRLITAPAVPQFFTVSPGPTSAHIALHAPLPDGGSHITKYVIQWRKSQQDEWSQTAIPVTDPLVVRSLAPYTEYSVRFAAQNDYFIGGVSAEKKIRTQAKREPDSPMLSSDDGKIEGNSYSIPIKQLDDGGSPIERFLVRYKMEKEGENWSDKEMPPESSKIELQNLQYNSDYQMEVFAFNINGSSNPAKLNFTIPAAVHKASLGKGGVAGIVIVIFLVLLVAVDAFCCYTNHCGLLNFVARKLFGHKASVTKSVEEGVVNNAAVDMNGLEKPTDSIPKQQAQNGATNGVHSEVTSDKAPLTKFEKPPANGDSSQEARL, translated from the exons ATGGCTACATCCCTGTTCACACTGAGATACTTtgctcttttatttctttatttaaggaGAGCAG ATGCTAAAGTGGAGATCATCAGCAGTGAAACAGAAATTAAAGTGGGAAAGGAACAGTTATTACTGTGCAAAG CTGGTAAAGATGCTGACATTGTGTGGCAAAAGGATGGACAGGATGTTGATGAAGACCGACATGTACTGGAGAAAGTGGACGAGACTTCTACTAAACTGTATCTGAAGAAGGTGGATCTGACAGACAGTGGAACTTACACGTGCAAGTGTGACTATGGCAGTCATGAAGACGAGTCATCCATCAAAATCTTTGTCTACG AGGAACCAAACTTTGGCAAGACGAAGACCTACCACGAGTTTCTGGTTGATAAGACAGTGCGCGTTCCGTGTGTGGCAACCGGGAAACCCGAGGTGGAGGTCAACTGGTATCGGGACGGTCAACTTGTGACCAATGATG GAAGTCGTCATCTCACCGTCCTGCCGGACAGGAACCTACAGATTGCGAACATTAAGAAGGATGATCATGGGACCTACACCTGTCTGGCGAACATCAAAGGTCACCCAACCTTATCGAAGAGGCTCGACGTCTCTGTTGTTGTTAATA TTCCACCGTCTGTGGTGATTCGTGAAGAACGGTCACATGTCCACGCTGGACCAAACACAAACGTGTCAATCATCTGTCTGGTCACTGGAATACCAAAGCCAAACATCACCTGGACAAT GCCTTCTACCTCAGATTCCTCTCGCTACATTTACAACTCAGACAAAAGTGAACTCACCATTCCAGCCGTGGCCAGAAGTGACTTTGGGGAATATGTCTGCACTGGCAGCAACAAGCTTGGAGAGGACAGCAGGGCATTTATTCTAGACGTCTCAG AAAGCCCATCTGTGATCCTCAGCGAGAATAAGATGGCAGTGAAACTGGGAGAGTCTGTGTCTGTCTCCTGCAATGCCACCGGACATCCTGCACCCAGCATTGAATGGGTTGACCATGaagacaag ATTGTGGAAGGATCTAACTCAGTTCTCTTTATTGAGAATGTGAAGACCACAGATGGTGGTGTGTATTACTGCAAAGCCAACAACAGGGCCGGAGACAACAAAGAGGAGTTCAGGCTAATAA cTGCACCAGCAGTACCCCAGTTTTTTACCGTCTCTCCTGGGCCAACGTCAGCCCACATCGCCCTGCATGCCCCGTTACCAGACGGAGGCTCCCATATCACTAAATATGTTATACAGTGGAGGAAAAGTCAACAAGATGAGTGGAGTCAGACTGCTATCCCTGTTACTG ATCCCCTTGTCGTCAGATCTCTGGCTCCATACACTGAGTACTCTGTTCGATTTGCGGcacaaaatgattattttattggtGGTGTGTCTGCTGAGAAGAAGATCCGAACCCAGGCCAAAC GTGAGCCAGACAGTCCTATGCTGTCTTCTGACGATGGCAAAATAGAGGGAAACTCTTATTCCATCCCAATCAAACAGCTGGACGATGGCGGCTCTCCTATTGAGCGCTTCCTTGTGCGATACAAGATG GAAAAGGAGGGCGAGAACTGGAGTGATAAGGAAATGCCTCCAGAGTCCAGCAAGATTGAGCTTCAAAATCTTCAGTACAACTCAGACTACCAAATGGAAGTTTTTGCATTTAACATCAACGGCTCCTCCAACCCGGCCAAGCTCAATTTCACTATTCCAGCAG CTGTACATAAGGCCAGTTTGGGTAAAGGTGGCGTGGCCGGCATCGTTATCGTGATCTTCCTGGTGCTGTTGGTGGCAGTGGATGCTTTCTGTTGCTATACAAACCACTGCGGCCTGCTCAACTTTGTGGCCAGAAAACTGTTTGGCCACAAGGCGTCTGTGACTAAGAGCGTGGAGGAAGGAGTGGTGAACAATGCTGCTGT AGACATGAATGGGCTAGAGAAACCAACAGATAGCATCCCAAAACAACAGGCTCAAAACGGGGCGACGAACGGGGTTCACTCGGAGGTCACGTCCGACAAAGCCCCCCTCACCAAATTCGA GAAACCACCAGCCAATGGCGACTCATCTCAGGAAGCACGACTGTAA
- the ncam3 gene encoding neural cell adhesion molecule 1 isoform X3, whose product MATSLFTLRYFALLFLYLRRADAKVEIISSETEIKVGKEQLLLCKAGKDADIVWQKDGQDVDEDRHVLEKVDETSTKLYLKKVDLTDSGTYTCKCDYGSHEDESSIKIFVYEEPNFGKTKTYHEFLVDKTVRVPCVATGKPEVEVNWYRDGQLVTNDGRTLTTGYPCGSRHLTVLPDRNLQIANIKKDDHGTYTCLANIKGHPTLSKRLDVSVVVNIPPSVVIREERSHVHAGPNTNVSIICLVTGIPKPNITWTMPSTSDSSRYIYNSDKSELTIPAVARSDFGEYVCTGSNKLGEDSRAFILDVSESPSVILSENKMAVKLGESVSVSCNATGHPAPSIEWVDHEDKIVEGSNSVLFIENVKTTDGGVYYCKANNRAGDNKEEFRLITAPAVPQFFTVSPGPTSAHIALHAPLPDGGSHITKYVIQWRKSQQDEWSQTAIPVTDPLVVRSLAPYTEYSVRFAAQNDYFIGGVSAEKKIRTQAKREPDSPMLSSDDGKIEGNSYSIPIKQLDDGGSPIERFLVRYKMEKEGENWSDKEMPPESSKIELQNLQYNSDYQMEVFAFNINGSSNPAKLNFTIPAAVHKASLGKGGVAGIVIVIFLVLLVAVDAFCCYTNHCGLLNFVARKLFGHKASVTKSVEEGVVNNAAVKPPANGDSSQEARL is encoded by the exons ATGGCTACATCCCTGTTCACACTGAGATACTTtgctcttttatttctttatttaaggaGAGCAG ATGCTAAAGTGGAGATCATCAGCAGTGAAACAGAAATTAAAGTGGGAAAGGAACAGTTATTACTGTGCAAAG CTGGTAAAGATGCTGACATTGTGTGGCAAAAGGATGGACAGGATGTTGATGAAGACCGACATGTACTGGAGAAAGTGGACGAGACTTCTACTAAACTGTATCTGAAGAAGGTGGATCTGACAGACAGTGGAACTTACACGTGCAAGTGTGACTATGGCAGTCATGAAGACGAGTCATCCATCAAAATCTTTGTCTACG AGGAACCAAACTTTGGCAAGACGAAGACCTACCACGAGTTTCTGGTTGATAAGACAGTGCGCGTTCCGTGTGTGGCAACCGGGAAACCCGAGGTGGAGGTCAACTGGTATCGGGACGGTCAACTTGTGACCAATGATGGTAGGACCCTGACTACAGGCTATCCATGTG GAAGTCGTCATCTCACCGTCCTGCCGGACAGGAACCTACAGATTGCGAACATTAAGAAGGATGATCATGGGACCTACACCTGTCTGGCGAACATCAAAGGTCACCCAACCTTATCGAAGAGGCTCGACGTCTCTGTTGTTGTTAATA TTCCACCGTCTGTGGTGATTCGTGAAGAACGGTCACATGTCCACGCTGGACCAAACACAAACGTGTCAATCATCTGTCTGGTCACTGGAATACCAAAGCCAAACATCACCTGGACAAT GCCTTCTACCTCAGATTCCTCTCGCTACATTTACAACTCAGACAAAAGTGAACTCACCATTCCAGCCGTGGCCAGAAGTGACTTTGGGGAATATGTCTGCACTGGCAGCAACAAGCTTGGAGAGGACAGCAGGGCATTTATTCTAGACGTCTCAG AAAGCCCATCTGTGATCCTCAGCGAGAATAAGATGGCAGTGAAACTGGGAGAGTCTGTGTCTGTCTCCTGCAATGCCACCGGACATCCTGCACCCAGCATTGAATGGGTTGACCATGaagacaag ATTGTGGAAGGATCTAACTCAGTTCTCTTTATTGAGAATGTGAAGACCACAGATGGTGGTGTGTATTACTGCAAAGCCAACAACAGGGCCGGAGACAACAAAGAGGAGTTCAGGCTAATAA cTGCACCAGCAGTACCCCAGTTTTTTACCGTCTCTCCTGGGCCAACGTCAGCCCACATCGCCCTGCATGCCCCGTTACCAGACGGAGGCTCCCATATCACTAAATATGTTATACAGTGGAGGAAAAGTCAACAAGATGAGTGGAGTCAGACTGCTATCCCTGTTACTG ATCCCCTTGTCGTCAGATCTCTGGCTCCATACACTGAGTACTCTGTTCGATTTGCGGcacaaaatgattattttattggtGGTGTGTCTGCTGAGAAGAAGATCCGAACCCAGGCCAAAC GTGAGCCAGACAGTCCTATGCTGTCTTCTGACGATGGCAAAATAGAGGGAAACTCTTATTCCATCCCAATCAAACAGCTGGACGATGGCGGCTCTCCTATTGAGCGCTTCCTTGTGCGATACAAGATG GAAAAGGAGGGCGAGAACTGGAGTGATAAGGAAATGCCTCCAGAGTCCAGCAAGATTGAGCTTCAAAATCTTCAGTACAACTCAGACTACCAAATGGAAGTTTTTGCATTTAACATCAACGGCTCCTCCAACCCGGCCAAGCTCAATTTCACTATTCCAGCAG CTGTACATAAGGCCAGTTTGGGTAAAGGTGGCGTGGCCGGCATCGTTATCGTGATCTTCCTGGTGCTGTTGGTGGCAGTGGATGCTTTCTGTTGCTATACAAACCACTGCGGCCTGCTCAACTTTGTGGCCAGAAAACTGTTTGGCCACAAGGCGTCTGTGACTAAGAGCGTGGAGGAAGGAGTGGTGAACAATGCTGCTGT GAAACCACCAGCCAATGGCGACTCATCTCAGGAAGCACGACTGTAA
- the ncam3 gene encoding neural cell adhesion molecule 1 isoform X1 → MATSLFTLRYFALLFLYLRRADAKVEIISSETEIKVGKEQLLLCKAGKDADIVWQKDGQDVDEDRHVLEKVDETSTKLYLKKVDLTDSGTYTCKCDYGSHEDESSIKIFVYEEPNFGKTKTYHEFLVDKTVRVPCVATGKPEVEVNWYRDGQLVTNDGRTLTTGYPCGSRHLTVLPDRNLQIANIKKDDHGTYTCLANIKGHPTLSKRLDVSVVVNIPPSVVIREERSHVHAGPNTNVSIICLVTGIPKPNITWTMPSTSDSSRYIYNSDKSELTIPAVARSDFGEYVCTGSNKLGEDSRAFILDVSESPSVILSENKMAVKLGESVSVSCNATGHPAPSIEWVDHEDKIVEGSNSVLFIENVKTTDGGVYYCKANNRAGDNKEEFRLITAPAVPQFFTVSPGPTSAHIALHAPLPDGGSHITKYVIQWRKSQQDEWSQTAIPVTDPLVVRSLAPYTEYSVRFAAQNDYFIGGVSAEKKIRTQAKREPDSPMLSSDDGKIEGNSYSIPIKQLDDGGSPIERFLVRYKMEKEGENWSDKEMPPESSKIELQNLQYNSDYQMEVFAFNINGSSNPAKLNFTIPAAVHKASLGKGGVAGIVIVIFLVLLVAVDAFCCYTNHCGLLNFVARKLFGHKASVTKSVEEGVVNNAAVDMNGLEKPTDSIPKQQAQNGATNGVHSEVTSDKAPLTKFEKPPANGDSSQEARL, encoded by the exons ATGGCTACATCCCTGTTCACACTGAGATACTTtgctcttttatttctttatttaaggaGAGCAG ATGCTAAAGTGGAGATCATCAGCAGTGAAACAGAAATTAAAGTGGGAAAGGAACAGTTATTACTGTGCAAAG CTGGTAAAGATGCTGACATTGTGTGGCAAAAGGATGGACAGGATGTTGATGAAGACCGACATGTACTGGAGAAAGTGGACGAGACTTCTACTAAACTGTATCTGAAGAAGGTGGATCTGACAGACAGTGGAACTTACACGTGCAAGTGTGACTATGGCAGTCATGAAGACGAGTCATCCATCAAAATCTTTGTCTACG AGGAACCAAACTTTGGCAAGACGAAGACCTACCACGAGTTTCTGGTTGATAAGACAGTGCGCGTTCCGTGTGTGGCAACCGGGAAACCCGAGGTGGAGGTCAACTGGTATCGGGACGGTCAACTTGTGACCAATGATGGTAGGACCCTGACTACAGGCTATCCATGTG GAAGTCGTCATCTCACCGTCCTGCCGGACAGGAACCTACAGATTGCGAACATTAAGAAGGATGATCATGGGACCTACACCTGTCTGGCGAACATCAAAGGTCACCCAACCTTATCGAAGAGGCTCGACGTCTCTGTTGTTGTTAATA TTCCACCGTCTGTGGTGATTCGTGAAGAACGGTCACATGTCCACGCTGGACCAAACACAAACGTGTCAATCATCTGTCTGGTCACTGGAATACCAAAGCCAAACATCACCTGGACAAT GCCTTCTACCTCAGATTCCTCTCGCTACATTTACAACTCAGACAAAAGTGAACTCACCATTCCAGCCGTGGCCAGAAGTGACTTTGGGGAATATGTCTGCACTGGCAGCAACAAGCTTGGAGAGGACAGCAGGGCATTTATTCTAGACGTCTCAG AAAGCCCATCTGTGATCCTCAGCGAGAATAAGATGGCAGTGAAACTGGGAGAGTCTGTGTCTGTCTCCTGCAATGCCACCGGACATCCTGCACCCAGCATTGAATGGGTTGACCATGaagacaag ATTGTGGAAGGATCTAACTCAGTTCTCTTTATTGAGAATGTGAAGACCACAGATGGTGGTGTGTATTACTGCAAAGCCAACAACAGGGCCGGAGACAACAAAGAGGAGTTCAGGCTAATAA cTGCACCAGCAGTACCCCAGTTTTTTACCGTCTCTCCTGGGCCAACGTCAGCCCACATCGCCCTGCATGCCCCGTTACCAGACGGAGGCTCCCATATCACTAAATATGTTATACAGTGGAGGAAAAGTCAACAAGATGAGTGGAGTCAGACTGCTATCCCTGTTACTG ATCCCCTTGTCGTCAGATCTCTGGCTCCATACACTGAGTACTCTGTTCGATTTGCGGcacaaaatgattattttattggtGGTGTGTCTGCTGAGAAGAAGATCCGAACCCAGGCCAAAC GTGAGCCAGACAGTCCTATGCTGTCTTCTGACGATGGCAAAATAGAGGGAAACTCTTATTCCATCCCAATCAAACAGCTGGACGATGGCGGCTCTCCTATTGAGCGCTTCCTTGTGCGATACAAGATG GAAAAGGAGGGCGAGAACTGGAGTGATAAGGAAATGCCTCCAGAGTCCAGCAAGATTGAGCTTCAAAATCTTCAGTACAACTCAGACTACCAAATGGAAGTTTTTGCATTTAACATCAACGGCTCCTCCAACCCGGCCAAGCTCAATTTCACTATTCCAGCAG CTGTACATAAGGCCAGTTTGGGTAAAGGTGGCGTGGCCGGCATCGTTATCGTGATCTTCCTGGTGCTGTTGGTGGCAGTGGATGCTTTCTGTTGCTATACAAACCACTGCGGCCTGCTCAACTTTGTGGCCAGAAAACTGTTTGGCCACAAGGCGTCTGTGACTAAGAGCGTGGAGGAAGGAGTGGTGAACAATGCTGCTGT AGACATGAATGGGCTAGAGAAACCAACAGATAGCATCCCAAAACAACAGGCTCAAAACGGGGCGACGAACGGGGTTCACTCGGAGGTCACGTCCGACAAAGCCCCCCTCACCAAATTCGA GAAACCACCAGCCAATGGCGACTCATCTCAGGAAGCACGACTGTAA